A single genomic interval of Picosynechococcus sp. PCC 7003 harbors:
- a CDS encoding CPBP family intramembrane glutamic endopeptidase, with translation MEPLSRQQVLLLMGITALLLFIVGNLWRLIGNVELLAWEFSGLALIQGVAIALGIIGASSVLYAVWAEYRRSVDTYLEFVLKPLAVPDSIWLGLLPGLSEEFLFRGIMLPGLGLGWGALCLSSLIFGVLHISGAQQWPYAVWATIIGFILGYSAIATGNLLVPVIAHIVTNFTSSLIWKLRYANS, from the coding sequence ATGGAACCACTATCCCGCCAACAGGTATTGCTCCTGATGGGGATTACGGCGCTCTTACTTTTTATTGTGGGAAATCTCTGGCGGTTAATTGGCAATGTGGAACTTTTGGCCTGGGAATTTTCTGGTCTTGCTCTCATTCAGGGGGTGGCGATCGCCTTGGGAATCATCGGCGCGAGCAGCGTCCTCTATGCCGTCTGGGCGGAATATCGTCGCAGTGTCGATACTTATCTCGAATTTGTCCTCAAACCCCTCGCAGTACCTGATTCCATTTGGTTGGGATTATTACCAGGACTGAGTGAAGAATTTTTATTTCGGGGGATCATGTTACCGGGCTTGGGTCTAGGTTGGGGTGCCCTCTGTTTATCGAGCCTAATTTTTGGGGTACTCCACATCAGCGGCGCCCAGCAGTGGCCCTATGCCGTTTGGGCAACGATAATCGGCTTTATTCTCGGCTACAGTGCGATCGCCACGGGAAATTTACTCGTACCCGTGATTGCCCACATTGTCACAAACTTTACCTCAAGCCTGATTTGGAAGCTCCGTTATGCTAACTCGTAG
- the glmU gene encoding bifunctional UDP-N-acetylglucosamine diphosphorylase/glucosamine-1-phosphate N-acetyltransferase GlmU translates to MVAVAILAAGKGTRMKSDLPKVLHSLGGRSLVERVIESCDLIQPERICTIVGYRAAEVKTALAHLPHLEFVEQTEQLGTGHAVQQLLEPLKDFAGDVVILNGDVPLLRPETIADLVKTHQENNNDATLLTAQLPNPTGYGRVFCDGDNLVTQIVEHRDCNDAQRQNNRINAGVYCFKWEVLAEALPKLTTNNDQQEYYLTDVILHCDKVMAMDVADFQEISGINDRFQLSAAYEILQDRIKEKWMKAGVMIHQPDTVTIDDTVQLEPDVMIEPQTHLRGNSVIKTGCRLGPGSLIENSVIEANTAILYSVVSDSQVGENAQIGPYAHIRGQAKVGEQCRVGNFVEIKKSTIGNSTNMAHLSYIGDATLGEKVNIGAGTITANYDGVNKHQTVIGDRSKTGANSVLVAPIIIGEDVTIAAGSTITKDVENDCLVVARARQKEIKGWRLQS, encoded by the coding sequence ATGGTAGCGGTAGCAATTTTGGCAGCAGGCAAAGGTACAAGAATGAAATCAGACCTCCCGAAGGTGCTGCATTCCCTGGGCGGGCGATCGCTCGTGGAACGGGTAATTGAAAGTTGTGACTTGATCCAACCGGAACGCATTTGTACCATTGTTGGCTACCGTGCCGCTGAGGTGAAAACGGCCCTGGCCCATTTGCCCCACTTAGAATTTGTCGAACAAACAGAACAACTCGGCACCGGTCACGCCGTCCAACAACTCCTCGAACCCCTCAAAGACTTTGCGGGTGATGTGGTCATTCTCAACGGCGATGTGCCCCTACTGCGTCCTGAAACCATTGCAGACCTCGTGAAAACCCACCAGGAGAATAACAATGACGCAACTTTATTAACGGCTCAGTTACCGAATCCCACAGGCTATGGGCGTGTTTTTTGCGATGGCGATAATCTCGTTACTCAAATCGTCGAACACCGCGACTGCAACGATGCCCAGCGGCAGAATAATCGGATCAATGCCGGTGTCTATTGCTTTAAGTGGGAAGTGTTGGCCGAGGCGCTGCCGAAATTAACCACGAACAACGATCAGCAGGAATATTACCTGACAGATGTTATTCTCCACTGCGATAAGGTGATGGCGATGGATGTGGCGGATTTCCAGGAAATTAGCGGCATCAATGACCGTTTTCAGCTTTCGGCTGCCTATGAAATTTTGCAGGATCGCATCAAGGAAAAATGGATGAAGGCTGGCGTGATGATTCATCAGCCCGATACCGTAACCATTGACGACACCGTACAGCTCGAACCAGATGTGATGATCGAACCCCAAACCCATCTGCGGGGCAATAGCGTGATCAAGACTGGTTGCCGTCTGGGGCCAGGCAGTTTGATTGAAAATAGCGTCATTGAAGCCAATACAGCCATTCTTTATAGCGTGGTGAGTGATAGCCAGGTAGGGGAAAATGCCCAAATTGGCCCCTATGCGCACATTCGGGGTCAGGCTAAGGTTGGGGAGCAATGTCGAGTTGGTAATTTTGTCGAAATCAAAAAATCCACCATCGGTAACAGCACTAACATGGCCCACCTCTCCTATATCGGTGATGCAACCCTAGGAGAAAAGGTGAATATCGGCGCGGGAACGATCACCGCTAATTATGACGGGGTAAATAAGCATCAAACGGTGATTGGCGATCGCAGTAAAACCGGAGCCAATAGCGTTCTGGTTGCACCAATAATCATCGGTGAGGATGTGACCATTGCAGCAGGTTCAACAATCACCAAGGATGTGGAGAATGATTGCCTAGTTGTCGCCCGCGCCCGCCAGAAGGAAATTAAAGGCTGGCGCTTGCAGTCTTAG
- a CDS encoding DUF3326 domain-containing protein, which yields MSFTPTPNQTAPYTSMLIIPTGIGAKIGGYAGDGIPMARLMAQVCDRLITHPNVLNGAQLFWPMANTFYVEGYGLDQFAAGNWGLKPVRQNKVGLLLDQGIEAELKTRHIQGAEACRATLGLPITDYVVTDAPLNVTLKVSETGVSWGTIENVGSLLRAAEKLITQAKVEAIAVIARFPDDEDSELLAQYRQGSGVDALAGAEAVISHLLVKKFQIPCAHAPALSPLPIEPELSPKAAAEELGYTFLPCILAGLSYAPQFVTKGDRQSGEIWADQVDSLVIPASACGGSAVLSLAQTETLIIAVNENDTALSIFPESVGIKARRVDSYLEAVGMMVAHRAGLEFASLTPSVPPLNAI from the coding sequence ATGTCCTTTACCCCGACCCCAAACCAAACGGCTCCCTATACCTCAATGCTGATTATCCCCACGGGGATCGGCGCGAAAATTGGTGGCTACGCGGGGGACGGGATTCCCATGGCGCGGCTCATGGCCCAGGTGTGCGATCGCCTGATTACCCATCCCAATGTGTTGAACGGGGCGCAACTGTTTTGGCCCATGGCGAATACGTTCTATGTAGAAGGTTATGGCCTCGATCAATTTGCAGCAGGAAATTGGGGCTTAAAACCGGTGCGACAAAACAAAGTAGGGTTACTTCTCGATCAAGGCATTGAAGCAGAATTAAAAACTCGCCATATCCAGGGGGCCGAAGCCTGTCGTGCGACTTTGGGTTTACCAATCACGGATTATGTTGTGACAGATGCGCCATTAAATGTCACCCTCAAGGTTTCCGAAACGGGGGTCAGTTGGGGCACCATCGAAAATGTCGGCAGTTTGCTGCGGGCAGCGGAAAAGTTGATTACCCAAGCCAAGGTAGAGGCGATCGCCGTCATTGCCCGTTTCCCCGATGATGAAGATAGCGAGCTTTTGGCCCAATATCGTCAAGGGTCCGGGGTGGATGCCCTCGCGGGTGCTGAAGCCGTAATTTCCCACCTGCTCGTGAAAAAATTTCAAATTCCCTGCGCCCATGCCCCGGCCTTATCCCCGTTGCCCATTGAACCAGAACTTTCTCCTAAGGCCGCCGCTGAGGAATTGGGTTATACATTCTTGCCCTGTATTTTGGCGGGTTTAAGCTATGCGCCCCAATTTGTCACCAAAGGCGATCGCCAATCCGGAGAAATCTGGGCCGATCAGGTAGATAGCCTGGTGATCCCCGCCAGTGCCTGCGGTGGGAGTGCTGTTTTGAGCCTGGCCCAAACTGAAACATTAATTATTGCTGTAAACGAAAATGACACTGCATTAAGCATTTTTCCAGAATCCGTTGGGATTAAAGCCCGTCGAGTAGACTCATATTTAGAGGCCGTCGGGATGATGGTTGCCCATCGTGCGGGTTTAGAGTTTGCCAGCTTGACCCCATCCGTGCCGCCGCTCAATGCAATCTAG
- a CDS encoding nitrite/sulfite reductase: MTTTTTPKTWKEVLGDRIPPQMAEEIDTFENQMALRCQDKLDEKVFAELRLRRGAYGQRYDNGFRNDGVKAKAIPFPKTELTKGPDTKWQAPGMQRIKIPYGGMTAEQMDVLADICEEYSDNILHITTRQDIQLHFISLDNVPDMHRRLASVGITVREACGNSVRNVTACPLAGVCHDEVFDVTGHAQELTDFFLGHRDIQDFGRKLKIAFSGCEDHPCGLTSMHDLGFIAKTKEINGEIVKGFKVYVGGGLGSVPFLAKLFEDFVPLEEIFPLSQAIFRVFARLGEKKNRNKARIKFLVQKLGLEEFKRLVTEERATLEPDPGWTAWVDRLTTYEEKGKPAPVTADQTFDHGEEFTQWKTTNLYPQRQPGFYTVAVSLPLGDATSPQFRGLADIVRKYTNDTVRTTVEQNILIRWVHEADLPALYADLKAISLHAGGAHSIIDITACPGTDTCKLGIGSSRGLAGELQRRMAVKGWQYDQTVKDIRIKISGCFNSCSQHMVAEIGFYGSSRQVQRRRVPHFNLVLGGEWANNASTYGKSMGVLPSKRIPDVVEFLIDTFMQERLENEKFTDFFNRIGRKEMKDRLQPFTDVPSYEEDPSFYSDWADTREFTLGDIGVGECAGEVVTLTDFSMADAESLHFDATVLLDNPQNGDVQLAADKAIAAMVSAAQALLKFQNIDISDDPEVVSAEFRKYFYDTELFFDPFAKGKFAQFFFSALKHKDKAASLEQSQRLVEESRLFIEAAHACNGRMIEAGITSPVSFKQWLLKQGFGTN, translated from the coding sequence ATGACCACGACGACAACTCCCAAAACTTGGAAAGAGGTCCTTGGCGATCGCATTCCGCCCCAGATGGCCGAAGAAATTGACACCTTTGAAAACCAAATGGCCCTCCGCTGCCAGGACAAACTCGACGAAAAAGTTTTTGCCGAACTGCGTCTTCGTCGGGGAGCCTATGGTCAGCGTTACGATAACGGCTTCCGGAATGATGGGGTCAAAGCCAAAGCAATTCCTTTTCCAAAAACAGAACTCACCAAAGGCCCCGATACCAAATGGCAGGCCCCAGGGATGCAGCGGATCAAAATTCCCTACGGCGGGATGACTGCCGAACAGATGGATGTTCTCGCTGACATTTGCGAAGAATACTCCGACAACATTCTCCACATCACCACCCGCCAGGACATTCAACTCCACTTCATTTCCCTCGATAATGTCCCGGATATGCACCGTCGCTTAGCATCCGTAGGGATCACCGTACGGGAAGCCTGTGGTAACTCCGTGCGTAACGTTACCGCTTGTCCCCTTGCCGGTGTTTGCCACGACGAAGTCTTTGATGTCACCGGCCACGCCCAAGAACTCACGGATTTCTTCCTCGGCCACCGCGATATTCAAGATTTTGGCCGTAAATTAAAAATTGCCTTCTCTGGCTGCGAAGATCACCCCTGTGGTCTTACTTCCATGCATGACCTTGGCTTTATCGCTAAAACCAAAGAAATTAATGGTGAAATTGTCAAAGGATTCAAGGTTTATGTCGGTGGTGGCTTAGGTTCTGTACCGTTCCTCGCCAAGCTCTTTGAAGATTTTGTGCCCCTTGAGGAAATTTTTCCCCTCTCCCAGGCCATTTTCCGCGTCTTTGCCCGCCTTGGAGAAAAGAAAAACCGCAATAAAGCCCGGATTAAATTCCTTGTCCAAAAACTGGGCCTAGAAGAATTTAAGCGTCTGGTGACCGAAGAACGGGCCACCCTCGAACCCGATCCCGGTTGGACAGCTTGGGTTGATCGCCTGACGACCTACGAAGAAAAAGGCAAACCAGCCCCCGTCACTGCGGATCAAACCTTCGACCATGGTGAAGAATTCACCCAGTGGAAAACAACTAACCTCTATCCCCAACGGCAACCGGGCTTCTATACCGTTGCGGTTTCTTTGCCCCTAGGGGATGCCACTTCACCCCAGTTCCGGGGTTTGGCCGATATCGTCCGCAAATATACCAATGACACAGTACGGACGACCGTTGAGCAGAATATCTTGATCCGTTGGGTCCATGAAGCAGATTTGCCCGCCCTCTATGCGGATCTCAAGGCGATCAGCCTGCATGCTGGCGGTGCCCATTCGATCATTGACATCACTGCTTGCCCCGGTACAGATACCTGCAAACTAGGGATCGGGAGTTCCCGTGGTCTGGCTGGTGAGCTGCAACGGCGGATGGCGGTCAAGGGTTGGCAGTATGACCAAACCGTGAAAGATATCCGCATCAAAATTAGCGGCTGTTTCAACTCCTGCTCCCAACATATGGTGGCAGAAATCGGTTTCTATGGTTCAAGTCGTCAGGTACAGCGCCGCCGGGTGCCCCACTTTAACCTTGTGCTCGGTGGGGAATGGGCAAACAATGCGTCTACCTACGGTAAATCCATGGGCGTTTTGCCCTCGAAGCGAATTCCCGATGTGGTGGAATTTTTGATTGATACGTTCATGCAAGAGCGGCTCGAAAATGAGAAGTTTACGGACTTCTTTAACCGCATTGGCCGTAAGGAAATGAAAGACCGCCTGCAGCCCTTCACAGATGTTCCCAGCTACGAAGAAGATCCTTCTTTTTATTCTGACTGGGCGGATACCCGCGAATTTACCCTTGGGGATATTGGGGTCGGTGAATGTGCGGGGGAAGTAGTCACCCTCACGGACTTTAGTATGGCCGACGCGGAAAGTCTCCACTTTGATGCGACGGTGTTACTGGATAACCCGCAAAATGGGGACGTTCAACTGGCTGCGGATAAGGCGATCGCCGCCATGGTCAGTGCGGCCCAAGCCCTGTTGAAATTCCAAAATATCGACATTAGCGATGATCCCGAAGTGGTCAGTGCCGAATTCCGCAAGTATTTCTACGATACGGAACTGTTCTTTGATCCCTTTGCGAAGGGGAAATTTGCCCAGTTCTTCTTTTCGGCTCTGAAACACAAGGACAAAGCCGCAAGCCTTGAACAATCCCAACGCTTAGTGGAAGAATCTCGTCTCTTTATCGAAGCGGCCCATGCTTGCAACGGTCGAATGATCGAGGCGGGGATCACCAGTCCGGTGAGCTTTAAGCAATGGCTCCTGAAGCAAGGATTTGGAACCAACTAA
- a CDS encoding efflux RND transporter permease subunit, with protein sequence MSFHLSAWSIKNPVPTLVAFMIMTIVGIYSFLNLGIDNTPNIDISAVTVSVSQPGAAPEEIETEITKKIEDSVASLANIDQITSTVTDGNSQTVVNFELGTDTDQATNDVRNAIAQIRSSLPQDITDPIVQKLDFAGGAVMTYALSSGERTVEELSDLIDRRIGRELTNVEGVAEIQRLGGVDREIRVDLDPDLLQGLGITATQVNDQIAQFNLNRPGGRLELGGNEQNVRTLGSAESIQELQQYPITLPNGDLVPLENLGRVEDSFREPRVAATLNNEPVVAFSVLRSPGSTVVGVDQGIRKVIAELQTTLPEDLRFDLIFTRATEIQASYDGTIMALWAGCILTVITVGFFLKDWRATLITAAALPLSIVPTFFVMQALDYTLNGMTLLALALAIGNLVDDAICMIENIDQHLQMGKRPFQAAIDGAREIGLAVVATTATIVAVFLPVAFMGGVPGQFFQPFGVTVAVSTMFSTLVATTMTPMLSAYLLKSKLGAFNGQKQPGFYRNLLGWALRHRLTTLLIALVFFICSLQLVPFIPKGLFASGDTGISTIAFDLPPGATLADSEQVMTEVSDRLQANAAVSSVLATATSVNSGTIYVNLVPQAERVSQAEFEQTLRRDFQTIPGARVSFRSTGGTGNSKDLSIVLKSENAPLLLETATTLEQQMGSIPGLVDISSSASLVKPELIIQPDPQRAADLGVSVAAISRTASLALIGDNDFNLPKFNLSDRQIPIRVQLDPDQRSNIETLKNLQVPSNTGELVPLAAVAELKLGSGSAQIDRFNRFRQVEVGANLEGTSLGDAFAAVNALPVMSPLPPGVTLEPAGDAEIMRDIFSRFLTALGAAVLCIYAILVLLYNNFLYPFGILTALPLSIGGALLGLMITQKELGLFALIGIVLLMGLVTKNAILLVDFTLSGLREGKTLKKSLVEAGVSRLRPICMTSLSTIAGMLPIALELGADGATRSPMAIAVIGGFSTSTVLTLIVVPVIFTYIYRFVRWLVKPFQNAQSAPL encoded by the coding sequence ATGTCCTTTCACCTCTCTGCCTGGTCCATCAAAAATCCAGTGCCGACCCTCGTGGCCTTCATGATTATGACCATCGTGGGGATCTATTCATTTTTAAACCTTGGCATCGATAATACGCCAAACATCGATATTTCCGCCGTAACGGTGAGTGTGAGCCAGCCAGGGGCGGCCCCAGAAGAGATTGAAACGGAAATCACCAAAAAAATCGAAGATTCCGTCGCCAGCCTCGCCAATATTGACCAAATCACCTCCACCGTGACCGATGGCAATTCCCAGACGGTTGTGAATTTTGAGCTGGGCACCGACACCGACCAGGCGACCAATGATGTGCGCAATGCGATCGCCCAAATTCGCTCATCCTTGCCCCAGGACATCACCGATCCCATTGTCCAAAAACTCGATTTTGCTGGGGGAGCCGTGATGACCTATGCTCTCTCGTCTGGGGAGCGCACCGTCGAAGAACTCAGTGATCTCATTGACCGTCGCATTGGCCGAGAACTCACAAACGTAGAAGGGGTGGCCGAAATTCAGCGATTGGGGGGGGTTGACCGGGAGATTCGCGTCGATCTTGACCCTGATTTGTTACAAGGCTTGGGGATCACCGCAACCCAGGTGAATGACCAGATTGCCCAGTTTAATCTCAACCGTCCCGGGGGCCGCCTCGAACTGGGGGGCAATGAGCAAAATGTCCGCACCCTCGGCAGTGCAGAAAGTATTCAAGAGTTGCAACAATACCCGATCACCTTGCCCAATGGGGATCTCGTCCCCCTAGAAAATCTGGGCCGTGTAGAGGATAGCTTCCGGGAACCTCGGGTGGCAGCAACCCTCAATAATGAGCCGGTGGTGGCGTTCTCAGTACTCCGGAGTCCGGGTAGCACCGTCGTCGGGGTTGATCAAGGGATCCGAAAGGTGATCGCCGAGTTGCAAACCACCCTCCCAGAGGATCTCCGCTTTGATTTAATCTTTACCCGCGCCACAGAAATCCAAGCCTCCTATGACGGCACCATTATGGCTTTGTGGGCTGGCTGTATTTTAACCGTGATCACGGTGGGCTTTTTCCTCAAGGACTGGCGTGCTACCTTAATTACCGCCGCCGCCTTGCCCCTCTCCATTGTGCCGACTTTCTTTGTGATGCAGGCCCTCGACTATACCCTCAACGGGATGACCCTCCTCGCTTTGGCCCTGGCGATCGGGAACTTGGTCGATGATGCCATCTGCATGATTGAAAATATTGACCAACACCTGCAAATGGGCAAAAGACCTTTCCAGGCTGCCATTGACGGCGCCCGGGAAATTGGCCTCGCCGTGGTGGCAACAACTGCAACCATCGTGGCTGTCTTTCTGCCTGTAGCCTTTATGGGGGGCGTGCCGGGGCAATTTTTCCAGCCCTTTGGGGTCACCGTCGCCGTCTCAACGATGTTCTCGACCCTGGTGGCCACCACCATGACCCCGATGCTGAGTGCCTACCTATTGAAATCAAAATTGGGCGCTTTTAATGGCCAAAAACAACCGGGTTTTTATCGGAATCTGCTCGGTTGGGCGCTGCGTCATCGTCTAACAACTCTCCTCATTGCCCTGGTCTTTTTTATTTGCAGCCTCCAGTTGGTCCCTTTCATTCCGAAGGGCTTATTTGCCAGCGGCGATACGGGGATTAGTACGATCGCCTTTGATCTGCCCCCCGGTGCAACCCTGGCCGATAGTGAACAGGTAATGACTGAGGTGAGCGATCGCCTCCAGGCCAATGCCGCCGTGAGTAGTGTTTTGGCAACGGCGACTAGCGTCAACAGTGGCACCATTTATGTCAACCTTGTGCCCCAAGCAGAACGAGTTTCCCAGGCGGAGTTTGAACAAACCCTGCGGCGTGATTTCCAAACCATTCCGGGAGCAAGGGTGTCTTTCCGGAGTACGGGCGGGACAGGCAATTCTAAAGATCTCTCCATTGTGCTCAAAAGTGAAAATGCACCGCTACTCTTGGAAACAGCGACAACCTTAGAGCAACAAATGGGCAGTATACCTGGGTTAGTGGACATTTCCTCCAGTGCGAGCTTGGTTAAACCCGAACTGATTATTCAGCCTGATCCCCAACGGGCCGCCGATCTCGGTGTTTCTGTGGCGGCCATTTCCCGCACCGCTTCCCTGGCGTTAATTGGTGATAATGATTTCAATTTGCCCAAATTTAATTTGAGCGATCGCCAAATCCCGATCCGCGTTCAACTCGATCCCGATCAACGCAGCAACATTGAAACCCTCAAAAATCTCCAAGTACCAAGTAACACCGGTGAATTAGTTCCCCTAGCTGCCGTGGCTGAATTAAAACTTGGCAGTGGTTCGGCCCAGATCGACCGATTTAATCGCTTCCGTCAAGTGGAAGTGGGCGCCAACCTAGAAGGAACCTCTTTAGGAGATGCCTTTGCTGCCGTGAATGCCTTACCAGTGATGAGTCCTTTACCCCCTGGGGTAACCCTTGAACCCGCGGGCGACGCAGAAATTATGCGCGATATTTTTAGCCGTTTCCTCACAGCGTTGGGGGCGGCTGTCCTGTGCATCTATGCAATTCTGGTGCTGCTTTACAATAATTTTCTCTATCCCTTTGGCATTTTGACCGCCTTACCCCTCTCCATTGGGGGGGCTTTGTTGGGTCTGATGATTACCCAAAAGGAACTGGGGTTATTTGCCCTCATTGGCATTGTGCTGTTGATGGGTTTGGTGACAAAAAACGCCATTTTGTTGGTGGACTTTACCCTCTCTGGTCTGCGGGAAGGCAAAACTCTGAAAAAATCCCTCGTCGAAGCTGGGGTTTCTCGGTTACGGCCCATTTGTATGACCTCCCTCTCAACCATTGCCGGGATGTTGCCCATTGCCTTGGAGTTGGGGGCCGATGGTGCAACCCGGAGTCCGATGGCGATCGCCGTGATTGGGGGTTTTAGTACCTCCACCGTTTTAACTCTGATTGTGGTGCCTGTGATTTTTACCTACATTTATCGATTTGTCCGCTGGCTTGTTAAACCTTTTCAGAATGCTCAATCTGCGCCCCTGTGA